In Chloracidobacterium sp., the following proteins share a genomic window:
- a CDS encoding NgoFVII family restriction endonuclease codes for MIIDKDTIFHDVLMKPILDGGDRLCILSAYATSAMAFRHLETIREWKRPLLLDLVIGMTPFDGISLTNHRGFQKLVTDDFAGTFQCSYVHRPPSIHSKLYIWLREGEPFRAFAGSANYTQQAFGQQRELVVSCDPVDSFDYFDSIVPETIYCDHNDAEHLVQVYNDKEILRRQEMAKASEEAELQQTLVGLEELAGLPRRCVSFLANDGELPQTSGLNWGQREGREPNQAYIKLPASIYHGDFFPPVAVHFTVLTDDRKVMICTRAQQNGKAIHTPHNNSEIGVYFRRRLGVPLDDAVTRQDLENYGRSDVCFYKIDDETYFMDFRNAV; via the coding sequence ATGATTATCGACAAGGACACAATTTTTCACGATGTCCTGATGAAGCCTATTCTTGACGGAGGTGATCGGCTTTGCATCCTGTCAGCGTACGCCACTTCAGCGATGGCGTTCCGGCACCTTGAAACCATCAGGGAATGGAAGCGGCCGCTTCTGCTCGACCTCGTCATCGGCATGACGCCGTTTGATGGAATATCTCTCACAAACCACAGGGGATTTCAGAAACTTGTTACCGATGACTTTGCCGGAACATTTCAGTGTAGCTACGTACATCGTCCGCCTAGCATTCATTCTAAGCTCTATATCTGGCTGAGAGAAGGGGAACCATTTAGGGCCTTTGCCGGCTCTGCGAATTATACTCAGCAGGCTTTTGGGCAACAACGTGAACTCGTGGTTTCGTGTGATCCCGTTGACAGCTTCGACTATTTTGACAGCATTGTTCCGGAAACAATCTATTGTGATCACAATGATGCCGAACATCTTGTGCAGGTCTATAATGATAAAGAAATACTCAGGCGACAAGAGATGGCCAAAGCCTCAGAAGAAGCGGAACTGCAGCAGACGTTGGTAGGGCTTGAAGAACTCGCGGGCCTACCGAGGCGTTGCGTTTCATTTTTGGCTAATGACGGAGAATTACCGCAAACTTCGGGGCTGAATTGGGGCCAACGTGAGGGGCGAGAGCCTAATCAGGCTTACATTAAGCTTCCAGCTAGTATCTATCATGGAGATTTCTTCCCTCCAGTCGCAGTCCACTTTACGGTACTAACCGATGATAGAAAAGTAATGATTTGCACGAGGGCGCAACAGAACGGGAAGGCTATCCACACGCCACACAATAACAGCGAAATCGGCGTGTATTTTCGCAGGCGACTTGGCGTCCCGCTCGATGATGCCGTCACAAGGCAAGATCTTGAAAACTATGGCCGTTCCGATGTCTGTTTCTACAAGATCGACGACGAGACTTACTTCATGGATTTCCGTAACGCTGTCTGA
- the vsr gene encoding DNA mismatch endonuclease Vsr, translating to MADNLTVEQRRKNMTLIRSRDTKPEMLVRSLLHSRGYRFRLHHPNMPGKPDIVLPRYRKIILVNGCFWHGHNCKRGRVSPKTNASYWSEKIARNRTRDRANRIRYTEHGWQTMIVWECQIKDIERLAARLLAFLSK from the coding sequence ATGGCCGACAACCTGACCGTGGAGCAGCGACGCAAGAACATGACCCTCATTCGGAGTCGTGATACGAAGCCCGAAATGTTGGTTCGCTCTTTATTACACAGCCGTGGATATCGATTCAGACTGCATCATCCCAATATGCCGGGAAAGCCCGACATTGTGCTTCCACGGTACAGAAAGATCATACTTGTGAACGGATGCTTTTGGCATGGTCATAATTGCAAGCGCGGACGGGTGAGCCCCAAGACGAATGCCTCATACTGGAGCGAAAAGATCGCCCGAAATAGGACCAGAGATCGCGCTAATCGAATTAGATATACTGAACACGGATGGCAAACGATGATTGTCTGGGAATGTCAAATTAAGGATATTGAGAGACTTGCTGCGCGGCTCCTAGCGTTCCTTTCTAAATAA